In Quadrisphaera sp. DSM 44207, one DNA window encodes the following:
- a CDS encoding sodium-translocating pyrophosphatase: MLGQTSAAGAPLVQAASTADVASVQGGDRALVLVIAAIALAGLVMAFVFRRQVLAAGEGTERMQEIGRAVQEGASAYLRRQFRTLGVFVLPVVALLYLLPGEGGVKLGRSIAFLFGALFSALIGYLGMSLAVRANVRVAAAAREAGGRATGMRLAIRTGGTVGMATVGLGLLGAALVVLVYRDDAPAVLEGFGFGAALLAMFMRVGGGIFTKAADVGADLVGKVEQGIPEDDPRNAATIADNVGDNVGDCAGMAADLFESYAVTLVAALILGRSVFGAEGLVFPLIVPAVGALTAVLGVFLIRARSGEGGLAAIQRGFYVSAAVAALGCAVAAFAYLPDSFAGLTGVGQESAALTQDPRVLATAAVWVGILLAVVILWITGYFTGTDSRPTREVARTSLTGPATVVLSGIGVGFTSAVYTTLIIAGAVLLAFLLADGAVTLALFLVALAGCGLLTTVGVIVAMDTFGPVSDNAQGIAEMSGDVDEDGARTLTELDAVGNTTKAITKGIAIATAVLAATALFGSFTNTVNEAVQAAIPTLTEQPSERLANSLLNYFVTSPSVLVGLLLGAAVVFLFSGLAIDAVTRAAGAIVFEVRRQFRTKPGIMDRTERPDYGRVVDICTRDSLRELATPGLLAILAPVAVGFGLGVSALAGFLAGAIGTGCLMAVFLANSGGAWDNAKKIVEDGHFGGKGSEAHAATVIGDTVGDPFKDTAGPAINPLLKVMNLVAILILPAVVYFSLGAGDSRVVRLGIAAAAVLVIVAAVFVSKQRSTAIGDDEDPDALAVDGAGPDGADDLDAGDARDGAGRDGAGRDGAGAPGAGRERTGAVPAGAAEPRARAGERAVD, encoded by the coding sequence ATGCTCGGGCAGACCAGTGCCGCAGGAGCCCCCCTGGTGCAGGCCGCGTCGACCGCTGACGTCGCGTCCGTGCAGGGCGGCGACCGCGCGCTCGTCCTGGTGATCGCCGCCATCGCCCTCGCCGGCCTGGTGATGGCGTTCGTCTTCCGCCGCCAGGTGCTCGCCGCCGGCGAGGGCACCGAGCGCATGCAGGAGATCGGGCGCGCCGTCCAGGAGGGCGCCAGCGCCTACCTGCGGCGCCAGTTCCGCACCCTCGGCGTCTTCGTCCTGCCGGTCGTGGCCCTGCTGTACCTGCTGCCGGGCGAGGGCGGCGTCAAGCTGGGGCGCAGCATCGCCTTCCTCTTCGGGGCGCTGTTCTCCGCGCTGATCGGCTACCTCGGCATGTCGCTGGCCGTGCGCGCCAACGTGCGCGTCGCCGCCGCCGCCCGCGAGGCCGGCGGCCGGGCCACCGGGATGCGCCTGGCGATCCGCACCGGCGGCACCGTGGGCATGGCCACGGTGGGCCTGGGCCTGCTCGGCGCCGCGCTCGTCGTGCTGGTCTACCGCGACGACGCCCCGGCGGTGCTGGAGGGCTTCGGCTTCGGCGCCGCGCTGCTGGCGATGTTCATGCGCGTCGGCGGCGGCATCTTCACCAAGGCCGCCGACGTCGGCGCCGACCTGGTCGGCAAGGTCGAGCAGGGCATCCCCGAGGACGACCCCCGCAACGCCGCGACCATCGCCGACAACGTCGGCGACAACGTCGGCGACTGCGCGGGCATGGCGGCGGACCTGTTCGAGTCCTACGCCGTCACCCTCGTGGCCGCGCTCATCCTCGGCCGCTCCGTCTTCGGCGCCGAGGGCCTGGTCTTCCCGCTCATCGTGCCCGCGGTCGGCGCCCTGACCGCGGTGCTGGGCGTCTTCCTCATCCGCGCCCGCTCCGGGGAGGGCGGCCTGGCCGCCATCCAGCGCGGCTTCTACGTCTCCGCGGCCGTCGCGGCCCTGGGCTGCGCCGTCGCCGCCTTCGCCTACCTCCCCGACAGCTTCGCCGGCCTGACCGGCGTCGGCCAGGAGTCCGCGGCGCTGACCCAGGACCCGCGGGTCCTGGCCACGGCCGCGGTGTGGGTCGGCATCCTGCTGGCCGTCGTCATCCTGTGGATCACCGGCTACTTCACCGGCACCGACTCGCGGCCCACCCGCGAGGTGGCCCGCACGTCCCTGACCGGCCCGGCCACCGTCGTGCTCTCGGGCATCGGCGTCGGCTTCACCTCGGCCGTCTACACCACGCTGATCATCGCGGGCGCGGTGCTGCTGGCCTTCCTGCTCGCCGACGGCGCCGTCACGCTCGCGCTCTTCCTCGTCGCGCTCGCCGGCTGCGGCCTGCTGACCACCGTCGGCGTGATCGTCGCGATGGACACCTTCGGCCCGGTCAGCGACAACGCCCAGGGCATCGCGGAGATGTCGGGGGACGTCGACGAGGACGGTGCGCGAACGCTGACGGAGCTGGACGCCGTGGGCAACACCACGAAGGCCATCACCAAGGGCATCGCGATCGCGACGGCCGTGCTGGCCGCCACGGCGCTGTTCGGCTCCTTCACCAACACGGTCAACGAGGCCGTGCAGGCGGCGATCCCGACCCTGACCGAGCAGCCCTCCGAGCGCCTCGCGAACTCGCTGCTCAACTACTTCGTCACGTCGCCGTCGGTGCTGGTGGGCCTCCTGCTCGGCGCCGCGGTGGTCTTCCTCTTCTCCGGCCTCGCCATCGACGCCGTCACCCGCGCGGCCGGCGCGATCGTCTTCGAGGTGCGCCGCCAGTTCCGCACCAAGCCGGGGATCATGGACCGCACGGAGCGGCCCGACTACGGCCGCGTCGTCGACATCTGCACCCGCGACTCCCTGCGCGAGCTGGCCACCCCCGGCCTGCTGGCGATCCTCGCGCCCGTGGCCGTCGGCTTCGGCCTCGGCGTCAGCGCCCTCGCCGGCTTCCTCGCCGGCGCGATCGGCACCGGGTGCCTGATGGCCGTCTTCCTCGCCAACTCCGGCGGCGCCTGGGACAACGCGAAGAAGATCGTGGAGGACGGCCACTTCGGCGGGAAGGGCTCCGAGGCGCACGCGGCCACGGTGATCGGCGACACCGTCGGCGACCCGTTCAAGGACACCGCGGGCCCGGCCATCAACCCGCTGCTGAAGGTCATGAACCTCGTGGCGATCCTCATCCTGCCTGCGGTCGTCTACTTCAGCCTCGGCGCCGGCGACAGCCGCGTCGTGCGGCTCGGCATCGCCGCCGCGGCCGTGCTCGTCATCGTCGCCGCGGTCTTCGTCTCCAAGCAGCGCTCGACCGCCATCGGCGACGACGAGGACCCGGACGCCCTCGCGGTCGACGGCGCCGGCCCGGACGGCGCGGACGACCTCGACGCCGGGGACGCGCGCGACGGCGCGGGTCGGGACGGCGCGGGCCGGGACGGCGCTGGTGCACCCGGCGCGGGCCGGGAGCGCACGGGCGCCGTCCCCGCCGGGGCCGCCGAGCCCCGGGCGAGGGCCGGCGAGCGCGCGGTCGACTGA
- a CDS encoding ATP-binding protein: MTAPSPPGAGPVQLRFTALPEHVRTARLVTTAVARRTGLDDTALEGVRLAVGEACSRAVQRTEASTASGGGADLVALDLRLEGGALVVEVRDGAGAEDVAGDDVGLLLMEGLADAVAVTDGAGGPGGCVRLTWRLPPSSS, encoded by the coding sequence GTGACCGCGCCCTCGCCGCCCGGCGCCGGACCGGTCCAGCTGCGCTTCACCGCCCTGCCCGAGCACGTGCGCACGGCGCGGCTGGTCACCACCGCCGTGGCCCGGCGCACGGGGCTCGACGACACCGCCCTGGAGGGCGTGCGCCTGGCCGTCGGCGAGGCGTGCAGCCGGGCCGTGCAGCGCACCGAGGCCTCCACCGCCTCCGGGGGCGGCGCCGACCTCGTCGCGCTCGACCTGCGCCTGGAGGGCGGGGCGCTGGTGGTCGAGGTCCGCGACGGGGCCGGCGCCGAGGACGTCGCGGGCGACGACGTCGGGCTGCTGCTCATGGAGGGGCTGGCCGACGCGGTGGCCGTCACCGACGGCGCGGGCGGCCCCGGCGGGTGCGTCCGGCTCACCTGGCGGCTGCCGCCCTCGAGCTCCTGA
- a CDS encoding STAS domain-containing protein, producing the protein MDLSVTSREQGGRTVVEVGGEIDVYTAPVLRERLNDLVGEGRHHLVVDMEGVDFLDSTGLGVLVGGLKRVRSHDGSLHLVCTQEKILKVFRITGLTKVFPIHSSVDEAVAASGGEAGA; encoded by the coding sequence GTGGACCTGTCCGTCACCAGTCGCGAGCAGGGCGGCCGCACCGTCGTCGAGGTCGGCGGCGAGATCGACGTCTACACGGCCCCGGTGCTGCGCGAGCGCCTCAACGACCTGGTCGGCGAGGGCCGCCACCACCTCGTGGTGGACATGGAGGGCGTGGACTTCCTCGACTCCACGGGCCTCGGCGTCCTGGTCGGCGGCCTCAAGCGCGTGCGCTCGCACGACGGCTCCCTGCACCTGGTGTGCACGCAGGAGAAGATCCTCAAGGTCTTCCGCATCACCGGCCTGACGAAGGTCTTCCCGATCCACTCCAGCGTCGACGAGGCGGTCGCGGCCTCCGGCGGGGAGGCCGGCGCCTGA